A window of Lepidochelys kempii isolate rLepKem1 chromosome 1, rLepKem1.hap2, whole genome shotgun sequence contains these coding sequences:
- the LOC140905109 gene encoding P2Y purinoceptor 8-like — protein MGTLPNSTIEMLKNQMLQTTLPALYLFIFTISIPLNSISLWFLCRHSRPWTPTIMFSINLTITDLLYSILLPFQVVYHLRGNDWPFGPVLCRIITVLFYANMHCSILTMTSISIERYLGIVHPLKHRAMRPIRTALLTCIIIWIFVLLLHFPLMKTELTFQVEELQITTCFDILPKAMFPSRNHFIAYFGSQVLLCFLLPLLIMAFCYTLVIRTLLNSPPTQLREIKKQTIFLLIVLLTVFVVCYVPNIVISIIHFIFSTQYKTAYVEYKLSLALNSLNCCFDPLVYFFGSKEFRRKIQKKLCRCMPDIFSETATIFSEQDVPITSREHAPHN, from the coding sequence ATGGGAACACTGCCAAACAGCACCATAGAGATGCTTAAGAACCAAATGCTGCAGACCACTTTGCCTGCCCTCTACTTGTTCATCTTCACCATCAGCATTCCCCTCAATTCTATCTCCTTGTGGTTCCTTTGCCGCCACTCAAGGCCTTGGACTCCCACCATCATGTTTTCCATTAACCTGACAATCACGGACTTGCTGTACAGCATACTTCTCCCTTTTCAAGTTGTCTACCATTTACGGGGAAATGACTGGCCCTTTGGACCGGTTCTGTGCCGCATCATAACTGTGCTATTCTATGCAAACATGCACTGTTCCATTTTAACCATGACAAGCATCAGCATAGAGCGCTACCTGGGAATTGTTCACCCGCTGAAGCACAGGGCCATGAGACCCATTAGAACAGCTCTCCTCACATGCATCATCATTTGGATATTTGTTTTACTGCTGCACTTCCCACTCATGAAGACAGAGCTAACCTTCCAGGTAGAGGAGCTGCAGATAACCACTTGTTTTGATATATTGCCCAAAGCTATGTTTCCTTCAAGAAATCATTTCATCGCTTATTTTGGCTCTCAAGTTCTTCTGTGCTTTCTCCTACCTTTGCTAATAATGGCATTCTGCTACACCTTAGTCATTCGAACTCTTCTTAATTCCCCTCCCACACAACTAAGGGAAATTAAGAAGCAGACAATTTTTTTGCTAATAGTGTTGCTTACAGTCTTTGTAGTGTGTTACGTGCCCAATATTGTGATATCAATCATCCATTTCATCTTTAGTACCCAATATAAGACTGCTTATGTGGAATATAAGCTGTCTCTGGCTTTGAATAGCCTTAATTGCTGCTTCGATccacttgtttatttttttggttCCAAAGAGTTTCGACGAAAGATACAGAAGAAGCTCTGCAGATGCATGCCTGATATATTCAGTGAAACTGCCACCATCTTTTCAGAACAAGATGTGCCAATAACATCAAGAGAACACGCACCACataattaa